In Staphylococcus lloydii, the following proteins share a genomic window:
- the budA gene encoding acetolactate decarboxylase, giving the protein MTNVLYQHGTLGTLMAGLLEGTVSISELLKNGDLGIATLTGSDGEVIIVDGKAYHANEHKEFRELKGEELSPYATVAKFTADTSFNTSNKSSEEVFKEVEEKMLSKNLFSAVKITGTFKNMHVRMMPGQEPPYERLINAAVKQPEQTEENVEGSVVGIFTPELFHGIGSSGFHVHFANDERNFGGHVLDFEVDNVTVEIQNFETFEQHFAVNDEKFTNTDIDYKNIAEEIRKAE; this is encoded by the coding sequence ATGACTAACGTATTATATCAACACGGCACATTAGGTACATTGATGGCAGGACTATTAGAAGGTACTGTTTCTATAAGTGAATTGCTTAAAAATGGAGACTTAGGCATTGCTACCTTAACAGGATCTGATGGTGAAGTAATTATTGTTGATGGTAAAGCTTACCATGCCAATGAACATAAAGAATTTAGAGAGCTAAAAGGGGAAGAATTATCACCCTATGCAACAGTAGCGAAATTTACAGCTGATACGTCGTTCAATACGTCTAATAAATCGTCTGAAGAAGTGTTTAAAGAAGTTGAAGAAAAGATGTTGAGTAAAAATTTATTTTCTGCGGTAAAAATAACGGGTACATTTAAAAATATGCATGTACGTATGATGCCGGGACAAGAACCACCATATGAACGTTTGATTAATGCGGCAGTCAAACAACCTGAACAAACGGAAGAAAATGTTGAAGGTTCAGTTGTAGGCATCTTTACACCAGAATTGTTCCACGGCATTGGTTCTTCAGGCTTCCATGTCCATTTTGCTAATGATGAACGCAATTTCGGTGGACATGTATTAGATTTTGAAGTGGATAATGTCACAGTAGAAATTCAAAATTTTGAGACGTTCGAGCAACATTTTGCTGTTAATGATGAAAAATTCACGAATACGGATATAGACTATAAAAATATTGCCGAGGAAATTAGAAAAGCAGAATAA
- a CDS encoding RNA degradosome polyphosphate kinase: MDTELGEKDINSQIYYNNRELSWLDFNLRVLEEASDPTNPLLEQLNFISIFSSNLDEFFMVRVAGLKDQVKLGYDKPENKTQMKPQTQLREIKKKNENYVDKQYQRYNELISELANYDVKIVRPDALPNELHEQLKQEFTAHIMPVLTPLAIDAYHPFPKLSNKNLNIFVDINTSDHLQSAIIPIPSLIPRFTAFNLGQTQYIVMIEDIIEYFVEDLFQGYEVRNTFTFRITRNADLTLDEDGAEDLLIEIERFLKERKKGASVRLEVDGRSVTSEDVTWVMKQVEVDKEDVYFVEGPLDLTFLSQLVGHLSHKLSELTYESYTPQPPRSLGDNDVYELSAKQDIFFHHPYESFDGIVDFIREAAQDENTITIKQTLYRVSKDSPIITSLKEAAENGKQVTVLVELKARFDEKNNVHWARMLEDAGCHVIYGMTHLKTHSKIALVVKKDKNRLSSFVHLGTGNYNDKTAKLYTDMGIITTNKEIVDDAINFFNYLSGYTRKPDYNKLIVAPYDIRDVFINHIDREIKLHKEYGNGNIMMKMNSLTDKDIIKKLFEASQAGVKVDLIIRGICCLKPGIPGISENIRVVSVVGRFLEHSRVYYFHNNGDSQIYLSSADAMTRNMIKRVEILFPVEDKRIALRLIDYLKVQLSDNQKARYQDENGIYHYVQNDLKPFNSQTYLMQIALSFGERLKRQISRPSGRPAPKKNMWFKKLKDRFRK; the protein is encoded by the coding sequence ATGGATACAGAATTGGGAGAGAAAGATATAAATTCACAAATATATTATAATAACCGTGAATTGAGTTGGTTAGACTTTAATCTAAGAGTCTTAGAAGAAGCATCAGATCCAACAAACCCTTTATTAGAACAATTAAATTTTATATCGATTTTTAGTTCTAATTTAGATGAATTTTTCATGGTGAGGGTCGCTGGTCTTAAAGATCAGGTCAAATTGGGGTATGACAAACCAGAAAATAAAACACAAATGAAACCCCAAACACAACTACGTGAAATTAAAAAGAAAAACGAAAATTACGTAGATAAGCAATACCAAAGGTACAATGAATTAATCTCTGAACTAGCTAATTATGACGTTAAAATTGTGCGTCCTGATGCATTACCAAATGAATTACATGAACAACTAAAGCAAGAATTCACTGCTCATATTATGCCTGTCCTAACACCGTTAGCGATAGATGCGTACCATCCTTTTCCAAAACTGAGTAATAAAAACTTAAATATTTTCGTGGATATTAATACGTCTGACCATTTGCAATCGGCGATTATACCTATCCCATCACTCATACCAAGATTTACAGCATTTAATCTAGGCCAAACACAATACATAGTGATGATAGAAGATATTATTGAATATTTTGTTGAAGATTTATTCCAAGGTTACGAAGTGCGTAACACGTTTACATTCCGCATCACACGAAACGCCGACCTCACATTGGATGAAGACGGTGCAGAAGATTTATTGATAGAAATCGAACGCTTTTTAAAAGAACGTAAAAAAGGTGCGTCAGTAAGATTAGAGGTTGATGGCCGAAGCGTTACTTCAGAAGATGTTACTTGGGTTATGAAGCAAGTAGAAGTAGATAAGGAAGATGTCTACTTCGTAGAAGGGCCGTTGGATTTAACTTTCCTTTCTCAATTGGTTGGCCATCTATCTCACAAACTCAGTGAGTTAACATATGAATCATATACACCACAACCACCACGATCATTAGGTGATAACGACGTATATGAATTATCTGCAAAACAAGATATTTTCTTCCACCATCCTTATGAATCTTTTGATGGCATCGTTGATTTTATTAGAGAAGCTGCTCAAGATGAAAATACAATCACAATAAAGCAAACGCTCTATCGTGTCAGTAAAGACTCACCGATTATCACGAGTCTTAAAGAAGCTGCCGAAAATGGTAAACAAGTCACAGTGCTCGTTGAACTTAAGGCTCGTTTCGATGAAAAAAACAACGTTCATTGGGCTCGTATGTTAGAAGATGCAGGCTGTCACGTTATTTATGGTATGACACATCTAAAAACACATAGTAAGATTGCCCTTGTTGTCAAAAAAGACAAAAATCGTTTATCTTCTTTTGTTCACCTTGGAACAGGTAACTATAATGATAAAACTGCTAAGCTCTATACTGATATGGGAATCATTACGACCAATAAAGAGATTGTAGATGATGCCATCAATTTCTTTAATTATTTAAGTGGCTATACGCGAAAACCGGATTATAATAAATTAATCGTAGCACCCTATGATATTAGAGACGTTTTCATTAACCATATTGATAGAGAAATCAAACTCCATAAGGAATATGGCAACGGTAATATTATGATGAAAATGAATAGTTTAACTGATAAAGATATTATTAAAAAATTATTCGAAGCTTCACAAGCTGGCGTCAAAGTAGACCTTATCATCAGAGGTATCTGTTGCTTAAAACCAGGCATTCCTGGGATTAGTGAAAATATAAGAGTAGTCAGTGTGGTAGGTCGTTTCCTTGAACATTCACGTGTTTACTATTTCCATAACAATGGCGACTCTCAAATTTACTTATCTTCTGCAGATGCCATGACACGTAATATGATTAAGCGTGTAGAAATTCTATTCCCTGTCGAAGATAAACGCATCGCATTACGTCTTATTGATTACTTGAAAGTACAACTATCCGACAACCAAAAAGCGCGTTATCAAGACGAAAATGGAATCTACCATTATGTGCAAAATGACCTTAAGCCATTCAATTCTCAAACCTATCTCATGCAAATTGCTTTGAGCTTTGGCGAACGATTGAAACGACAAATTAGCAGACCTTCAGGCAGGCCAGCACCTAAAAAGAACATGTGGTTCAAAAAATTAAAAGACAGATTTCGTAAATAA
- the ppx gene encoding exopolyphosphatase, producing MKRIGLVDIGSNTVRLVIFEFDHRTGLNDILNIKTPARLSQYLDADMKMSQDGIDVLEETLQSFKKVASRFQVDTLNPIATAALRQSTNRKDIIKTIESNLDIVIQIIPEEDEAYYGYYAITHTTEIQDGISIDIGGGSTEVTLFKDKELVHSHSFPFGVVTLQRQFFDNRDHNDKKALKEIEAFLLKQFEQFDWLKKQQVALIGIGGSARNIARIHQAQHTYPISGVHNYTMDEKALNEVFKLLTHSSRKELKDLDGLSRDRTDLITPAVALFKTLYSYTDATQFTFSRKGLREGYIMNLINKEFDGEFKSSNVSEIALKHLAQEYYIEEESAEHRVTLCKQLLEQLCDAKALKISKEDRWLFLEGAYLYYLGRFIDSDSSSPHTFYIIANSNIDGLTHHERVKLALIASFKNKSLLKFYSQQTKWLDDETINHIQELGGIVKFINALNISHTSRVKSIELQYIDKKNYQLNVYCKDKLVVEEYDSQRQKKHIEKILNANLTIVFTKT from the coding sequence ATGAAACGTATAGGTTTAGTTGATATAGGTTCTAATACGGTCCGTTTAGTAATATTTGAATTCGACCATAGAACTGGCTTAAATGACATACTTAACATCAAGACACCTGCTCGTTTAAGCCAATATTTAGATGCTGACATGAAAATGTCTCAAGATGGCATCGATGTATTAGAAGAAACATTACAAAGCTTTAAAAAAGTAGCTAGTCGATTCCAAGTAGATACGTTAAATCCCATTGCAACTGCAGCATTGAGACAGTCTACAAATAGGAAAGATATTATCAAGACGATTGAATCAAATCTTGATATTGTTATTCAAATTATTCCTGAAGAAGATGAAGCATATTATGGCTACTATGCAATTACGCATACTACAGAAATTCAAGACGGTATTTCGATTGATATTGGTGGTGGCTCAACCGAAGTGACTTTGTTTAAAGACAAAGAGTTAGTACATTCACATAGTTTCCCTTTTGGAGTCGTAACACTTCAACGCCAATTTTTTGATAACCGTGACCATAACGATAAAAAAGCATTAAAAGAAATAGAAGCATTTTTATTGAAACAATTTGAACAATTCGACTGGTTAAAAAAACAACAAGTCGCGCTTATCGGTATCGGAGGGTCGGCACGAAATATCGCCCGCATACATCAAGCACAACACACTTATCCAATTAGTGGTGTCCATAATTATACTATGGATGAAAAAGCACTCAACGAAGTTTTTAAATTACTAACACATAGTTCACGAAAAGAACTTAAAGATTTAGACGGTTTGAGTCGTGATAGAACAGACCTTATCACACCCGCTGTCGCACTCTTTAAAACGCTTTATTCTTATACCGATGCTACGCAGTTTACCTTTTCAAGAAAAGGACTACGCGAAGGCTACATCATGAATTTAATTAATAAAGAATTCGACGGTGAATTCAAGTCATCAAATGTGAGCGAGATTGCGCTCAAACATTTGGCACAAGAATACTATATCGAAGAGGAAAGTGCAGAGCATCGTGTCACACTTTGTAAACAATTGCTCGAGCAATTATGCGACGCTAAAGCTCTAAAAATATCAAAAGAAGACCGTTGGCTATTTTTAGAGGGTGCTTACCTTTATTACTTAGGTCGCTTCATCGATTCAGATTCTAGTTCACCACATACATTTTATATTATAGCTAACTCTAATATTGATGGTTTAACACATCATGAACGCGTCAAACTCGCACTAATTGCAAGCTTTAAGAATAAATCACTACTCAAATTTTATAGTCAGCAAACAAAATGGTTAGATGACGAAACAATCAACCATATACAAGAATTAGGTGGCATTGTTAAATTCATCAATGCACTCAATATTTCACATACGAGTAGAGTAAAATCCATAGAATTACAGTATATAGATAAAAAGAACTATCAATTGAATGTATATTGCAAAGATAAGCTTGTAGTCGAAGAATATGATTCTCAACGTCAGAAAAAACACATCGAAAAAATACTAAATGCTAATCTTACAATCGTCTTTACAAAAACTTAA
- a CDS encoding TetR/AcrR family transcriptional regulator, translating into MDLRIVKTRKIINESFLELFNTTGFDNITVKDITDNAQIGRKTFYLHYLDKFDLLDSIVDKKFKELEDICESKKELGLKEGTKIWFGYFEDNKSFFTQLFNIQTANQYKKQLQSFIVNELKYKVDTTHITNNQSDYELFLQFFASGIIELITIFLTDDHFQKEDIEFQVVYLMEMFTKKVNN; encoded by the coding sequence ATGGACTTACGTATTGTGAAAACAAGAAAAATAATTAATGAAAGTTTTCTTGAGTTATTTAATACCACTGGTTTTGATAATATAACCGTAAAAGATATTACTGATAACGCTCAAATAGGCCGCAAAACATTTTATTTACATTATTTGGATAAATTTGATTTGTTGGATTCAATTGTAGATAAAAAATTCAAGGAATTAGAAGACATCTGTGAATCAAAAAAAGAGCTAGGTTTAAAAGAAGGAACAAAAATTTGGTTTGGTTATTTTGAAGATAATAAATCTTTTTTTACTCAATTATTTAATATTCAAACTGCTAACCAGTATAAAAAACAGTTACAAAGCTTTATTGTGAATGAACTCAAATACAAAGTAGATACAACACATATTACTAATAATCAATCAGACTATGAATTATTTCTCCAATTCTTTGCGAGTGGCATTATTGAGTTAATCACTATATTTTTAACAGATGATCATTTCCAAAAAGAAGATATAGAATTTCAAGTTGTATATCTGATGGAAATGTTTACTAAAAAAGTTAATAACTAA
- a CDS encoding alpha/beta hydrolase: MEEQNLKFKTRNIETAGILRTPEQTNDKALPTIVVMHPISSVKEQTASIYAKRLTEEGFATFAFDAGHQGELHEGPDYIENPYYRVEDAKYAIDFLNTLDIVDNKRIGILGICGGGGYAVNASLTDKRIKAVGSVVGADFGTLTREGDLSPNAALDMLHNLANQREAEATGDDVAYTPYIPDSEEQRQQAGINDIDIEQAVDYYRTDRGYHENSINRYRLLSNIEVAGFDAYHLVDKLLDQPLYIVAGNVPGAFGSYRFAYHLFDNALTKDKKLHLVEGASHYDLYDQPKAVDDALSGLIPFYKEKL, from the coding sequence ATGGAAGAACAAAATCTTAAATTTAAAACAAGAAATATAGAAACAGCTGGTATCTTAAGAACGCCAGAACAAACAAACGATAAAGCATTACCAACGATTGTAGTGATGCATCCTATTAGTAGTGTTAAAGAGCAGACAGCTAGTATTTACGCAAAGCGTTTAACTGAAGAAGGATTTGCCACATTCGCATTTGATGCAGGTCACCAAGGTGAATTACATGAAGGACCAGACTATATAGAGAACCCATACTACCGTGTTGAGGATGCGAAATATGCAATTGATTTCTTAAATACGTTAGATATTGTAGATAATAAACGTATCGGCATCTTAGGTATTTGTGGCGGCGGCGGTTATGCTGTTAATGCTAGTTTAACTGATAAACGTATAAAAGCTGTAGGTTCTGTTGTAGGTGCAGATTTTGGGACATTAACAAGAGAAGGCGATTTATCACCTAATGCAGCGCTAGATATGTTACACAATCTTGCAAATCAACGTGAAGCAGAAGCGACAGGTGATGATGTGGCGTATACGCCATATATTCCTGATAGTGAGGAACAGCGTCAACAAGCAGGTATCAATGATATCGATATCGAACAAGCTGTAGATTATTATCGTACAGATCGCGGTTATCATGAAAATTCAATCAACCGATATCGCTTACTAAGCAATATTGAAGTGGCAGGATTCGATGCCTATCACTTAGTAGATAAATTATTAGATCAACCGCTTTATATTGTGGCTGGTAACGTACCAGGTGCTTTCGGTTCATATCGCTTTGCTTATCATTTATTTGATAATGCATTAACGAAAGATAAAAAACTTCATCTAGTTGAAGGCGCATCTCATTATGATTTATATGACCAACCTAAAGCTGTAGACGATGCGTTATCTGGATTAATTCCATTTTATAAAGAAAAATTATAA
- a CDS encoding dihydrofolate reductase family protein: MFKPKVIVHMSMSMNGNITGPYGSVVEGDALSNAYEEKHESFGSNAMLLGRKTIEEAFATEAMPQLPSNPKQYSRDEDFIADTPYDHYLISLDPSGKAAWTTNHTTFRERPEMHVVEVISENVSDAYLEHLRNIGVSYIFGGKDRNLDLSVVLDKLHHYFGFETVVVAGGGGINWSFFEQGFVDEVSIVLVPAVDDHYGRPQLFNNSNSSAEIKPQGFKIAHLEQLEGDIVWLHYTK, translated from the coding sequence TTGTTTAAACCTAAAGTGATTGTTCATATGTCTATGTCAATGAATGGAAATATCACAGGCCCATATGGCAGTGTTGTAGAAGGAGATGCGTTAAGTAACGCATATGAAGAGAAACATGAAAGTTTTGGGTCTAACGCAATGTTGTTAGGACGTAAGACAATAGAAGAAGCATTTGCGACAGAAGCGATGCCACAACTTCCTAGCAATCCCAAACAGTATTCAAGAGATGAAGACTTTATCGCTGATACCCCATATGATCATTATTTAATTTCATTAGATCCTTCAGGAAAAGCAGCGTGGACCACAAATCATACGACGTTTCGCGAGAGACCAGAAATGCATGTCGTTGAAGTGATTTCAGAAAATGTGTCTGATGCTTATTTAGAACACTTAAGAAATATCGGCGTTTCTTATATATTTGGTGGTAAAGATAGAAATTTAGATTTATCTGTAGTTTTAGATAAATTGCATCATTATTTTGGATTTGAAACCGTTGTGGTAGCTGGTGGTGGCGGTATTAACTGGTCCTTTTTCGAACAAGGATTTGTTGATGAAGTAAGCATAGTCCTAGTACCAGCGGTAGACGATCACTATGGCCGTCCACAATTATTTAATAATAGTAACAGTTCTGCCGAGATAAAACCTCAAGGATTTAAAATAGCACATTTAGAACAACTTGAAGGCGATATTGTTTGGCTTCATTATACAAAATAA
- a CDS encoding SDR family NAD(P)-dependent oxidoreductase: protein MAKYTMITGASSGIGYETALKFAERGNNLIIVARNEEKLKALKESIATKNPELDVIIKTADLADSQNVYKLYEDVKNYDLQTLVNNAGFGDFGNVKDVDLDKIQKMIHLNVEALTILTTLFVKDYEDVEDTQVINVSSVGGYEIYTAALTYSATKYYVAAYTEGLDVQLRDKGAKMRAKVIAPSSTQTSFMDRSLDTSGTNYNEVFDRYNTSEELAGYILDLYDSNDHIGIVDDDTLELKVYDHFYPVNNFSG, encoded by the coding sequence ATGGCAAAATATACTATGATTACAGGCGCGAGTTCAGGTATTGGCTATGAAACAGCACTAAAATTTGCTGAAAGAGGCAATAACCTTATTATTGTTGCAAGAAATGAAGAAAAATTAAAAGCGTTAAAAGAATCAATAGCAACAAAAAATCCGGAACTAGACGTTATCATCAAAACAGCTGACTTAGCTGATTCGCAAAATGTTTATAAGTTATATGAAGACGTAAAAAATTATGATTTACAAACACTTGTAAATAATGCTGGTTTTGGTGATTTTGGCAATGTTAAGGATGTCGATTTAGATAAAATTCAAAAAATGATTCATTTAAATGTAGAGGCACTAACCATCTTAACTACTTTATTTGTTAAAGACTATGAAGATGTAGAAGACACACAGGTAATTAATGTTTCATCTGTAGGTGGATATGAAATTTATACAGCAGCTTTAACTTATTCTGCGACTAAGTATTATGTGGCTGCTTACACGGAAGGTTTAGATGTTCAATTGAGAGACAAAGGTGCTAAAATGCGTGCTAAAGTTATTGCACCTTCCTCTACGCAGACAAGTTTTATGGATCGTTCATTAGATACTTCAGGCACAAATTATAATGAAGTGTTTGATAGATACAACACTTCTGAAGAATTAGCGGGATATATTCTAGATTTATATGATAGTAATGATCATATAGGTATTGTTGATGATGATACGCTAGAACTTAAAGTTTATGATCATTTTTATCCTGTTAATAATTTTAGTGGGTAA
- the merA gene encoding hypothiocyanous acid reductase MerA, whose protein sequence is MKKYDLLILGFGKGGKTLAKIASAQGKKVAVVEQSQKMYGGTCINIGCIPSKTLVHEGLENGSFDQAFNRKAEVVSALNKKNYHNLADDENITVLDYKAAFKSNTEVDLLDEEGKAVDTLTAEDIVINTGATPVIPDINGINESKYLYDSTGIMNLSEQPKRLVIVGGGYISLEFASMFANFGTEVTVLEAHDGLMPKEDEEIVSQAVKDLEDKGVKFELGTQTSAFEDKDGHTVVKTNNGDFEADAVLLAVGRKPNTDLNLESTDIKLGERGEIKVNNQLETDVNHIYAIGDVKGGMQFTYISLDDFRIVKDKLFGSGDRTTENRGAIPYTVFIDPPLSRVGLTAKEANEQGYEIKEGKLPVNNIPRHKINNDPRGLFKAVIDAKTNKILGATLYGLQSEEIINTVKLAIDQNLDYTVLRDNIYTHPTMVESFNDLFNV, encoded by the coding sequence ATGAAAAAGTATGACTTATTGATTTTAGGGTTTGGTAAAGGTGGTAAAACACTTGCAAAAATCGCATCAGCACAAGGAAAGAAAGTAGCGGTGGTTGAACAATCTCAAAAAATGTATGGAGGCACTTGTATAAACATCGGCTGTATTCCATCTAAAACATTAGTACACGAAGGACTAGAAAACGGTTCGTTCGATCAAGCATTTAATCGTAAAGCAGAAGTCGTATCTGCACTTAATAAAAAGAATTATCATAACTTAGCAGATGATGAAAATATAACTGTCTTAGATTATAAAGCAGCCTTTAAATCAAATACGGAAGTGGACTTATTAGATGAAGAAGGTAAAGCAGTAGATACGCTTACAGCAGAGGACATCGTGATAAATACAGGTGCAACACCTGTTATACCAGATATTAATGGCATTAATGAATCGAAATATTTATATGATTCTACGGGTATCATGAATTTAAGTGAGCAACCTAAACGACTAGTTATTGTAGGTGGAGGTTACATTTCTTTAGAATTCGCATCTATGTTTGCTAACTTTGGTACAGAAGTCACTGTCTTAGAAGCGCATGATGGATTGATGCCAAAAGAAGATGAAGAAATTGTTTCACAAGCGGTTAAAGATTTAGAAGATAAAGGTGTGAAATTTGAGTTAGGTACGCAAACTTCAGCATTTGAAGATAAAGATGGTCACACTGTCGTTAAAACGAATAACGGTGATTTTGAAGCAGATGCAGTACTACTTGCAGTTGGTAGAAAACCAAACACAGACTTAAATCTAGAAAGCACTGATATTAAACTTGGTGAACGTGGCGAAATAAAAGTCAACAATCAATTGGAAACTGACGTTAATCATATCTACGCGATTGGTGATGTTAAAGGTGGTATGCAATTCACTTATATTTCTTTAGATGACTTTAGAATTGTTAAAGACAAATTATTTGGTTCAGGCGACCGTACTACAGAAAATAGAGGCGCAATACCATATACTGTATTTATAGACCCACCATTATCTCGTGTTGGTTTAACGGCTAAAGAAGCGAATGAACAAGGTTATGAGATTAAAGAAGGTAAACTACCAGTTAATAACATACCAAGACACAAAATCAATAATGACCCTAGAGGTCTGTTTAAAGCAGTGATAGATGCTAAAACAAATAAAATACTTGGAGCTACATTATACGGCCTACAATCTGAAGAGATTATCAATACTGTAAAATTAGCAATCGACCAAAACCTTGACTATACCGTTTTACGCGACAATATCTATACACACCCAACAATGGTTGAATCGTTTAACGATTTATTTAATGTTTAA
- a CDS encoding anion permease, whose amino-acid sequence MQNSIKYRKFILPLIIGIIICALTPIKPESLSPQAWYMFAIFVTTIVACITQPMPIGAVSILGFTAMVLTGVTDIKTAVAGFGNNSIWLIVIAFFISRGFVKTGLGRRIALQFVKLFGKRTLGLAYSLVGVDLILAPATPSNTARAGGIMFPIIKSLSESFDSDPKQGTERKMGAFLIFTEFQGNLITAAMFLTAMAGNPLAQNLAESTAHINISWMNWFLAAIVPGLVSLIVVPYIIYKIYPPSIKKTPNAKHWANDELAKMGKISAAEKFMIVIFIISLAFWVLGSLIHIDATLTAFIALSLLLLTGVLEWKDILNETGAWNTLVWFSVLVLMADRLNKLGFIPWLSKLIAESLGHFNWPIVLIILLVFYFYSHYLFASATAHVSAMYAALLGVAVAAGAPPLYSALMLGFFGNLLASTTHYSSGPAPILYSAGYITQKRWWTMNFILGIVYFIIWIGLGSVWMKLIGIL is encoded by the coding sequence ATGCAAAATTCAATAAAATACCGTAAGTTTATTTTACCCCTAATCATCGGTATAATTATTTGTGCGCTTACGCCTATTAAGCCGGAGTCATTAAGTCCGCAAGCTTGGTATATGTTCGCAATATTTGTAACAACTATTGTTGCTTGTATTACGCAGCCTATGCCTATTGGTGCTGTATCTATACTCGGTTTTACGGCAATGGTCCTTACAGGCGTAACCGACATAAAGACTGCAGTAGCAGGATTCGGTAATAACAGTATTTGGCTTATTGTAATAGCCTTTTTTATATCTAGAGGCTTCGTCAAAACAGGTTTAGGTCGCCGTATTGCCCTACAATTTGTGAAATTATTTGGTAAAAGAACATTAGGTTTGGCTTATTCACTTGTCGGTGTTGACCTTATACTAGCACCTGCCACGCCTAGTAATACCGCACGTGCAGGCGGTATCATGTTCCCAATTATCAAATCTTTATCAGAATCATTTGATTCAGATCCGAAACAAGGAACAGAACGTAAAATGGGTGCCTTTCTTATATTTACTGAGTTCCAAGGCAATTTAATTACCGCCGCAATGTTTTTAACAGCAATGGCAGGAAACCCATTAGCACAAAACCTTGCAGAAAGTACTGCTCATATAAATATTAGTTGGATGAATTGGTTTTTAGCGGCCATAGTGCCTGGACTAGTCTCTCTCATTGTAGTGCCGTACATAATTTATAAAATTTATCCTCCAAGTATTAAAAAAACACCTAACGCTAAACATTGGGCTAATGATGAATTAGCTAAAATGGGAAAAATTTCAGCAGCAGAAAAATTCATGATTGTTATTTTTATCATCTCGTTAGCCTTTTGGGTACTAGGTAGCCTTATCCATATTGACGCTACTTTAACAGCGTTTATAGCCTTATCATTATTACTTTTAACTGGTGTACTAGAATGGAAAGATATTTTGAACGAGACAGGTGCGTGGAATACGTTAGTATGGTTTTCAGTGCTTGTGCTCATGGCAGACAGATTAAATAAATTAGGTTTTATTCCATGGTTAAGTAAACTAATAGCAGAAAGTTTAGGTCACTTCAATTGGCCAATTGTGCTCATTATTCTGTTAGTATTTTATTTCTATTCACACTACTTATTTGCGAGCGCGACAGCACATGTTAGTGCAATGTATGCTGCCTTATTAGGCGTAGCAGTTGCTGCGGGTGCGCCGCCATTATACAGCGCACTAATGTTAGGCTTTTTCGGTAACTTGCTAGCTTCAACAACGCACTACAGTAGTGGTCCTGCTCCAATATTATATTCAGCAGGCTATATCACACAAAAACGTTGGTGGACTATGAACTTCATTCTTGGTATTGTCTATTTTATTATTTGGATAGGTTTAGGCTCAGTTTGGATGAAATTAATAGGTATCTTATAA